The window ACGCCGCCGCCGAGCACGAGTCCGATAGACACCCAGGGGAGTGCGACGCCCGCGAACGACGCTACGGCGAACAGGACGGCCGCGGTCGCGCCGGCGGCGAGCACGCCGTAGACGCCGACCACCTTCGCGAACAGACTCCAGTTCATGCGGTATCGCGTCCCCGTGTTCCCATAACGCCTTCGGCAGTCGGGCCTACAGGAGCGCGCCCGTGAGCGCCTGGTAGAGCGCCACGGCGAGCAGGAGCACGGTGAGGGGGCGTTTGAGCACGCGGAGGTAGCGGACGCTCGGCGTGTCCGGGAGCGGGGTGCCGCCGCTATTGGTGGGTGGCTTCTCCGGCAGACCGTCCACTCCCGGCGTCGGGAACCTAGAGTCGCGCCGGACGCGCGGTGAACGTGAAACTTATCGGCCGAGCTCCTCGTGCGCCGAGGAGAGGTTCCGCGACGCGAGCGCGGACACGAGGGAGAGCTCGCCGGCGAGCACGCCCGTGGCGATGAGTTCGGCGAGCGCGTCCGCGTTCGACCCGGCGGGGTCGCCGCCGCCCCGCACTCCCAGAATGTCCAGGCCCTCGGCCTGCGTCGGGAGTTTCGTCCCGCCGCCGACGGTGCCGACTTCGAGGCTGGCGAGGTTGACGCTCGCGTACAGTTCGTCCTCGCGGGCCTCGACGGTCGTGATGGTGTTGCTGCCCTCGACGACCTGCGCGGCGTCCTGGCCGGTCGCGAGGAACATCGCGGCGACGACGTTCGCGGCGTGCGCGTTGAACCCGAGCGCGCCCGCCTTCGCCGACCCGACGAGGTTCTTCCGCGTGTTCGCCTCCTCGATGGCCTCCGGCGTCGTGTTGAACCGCTCCTCCACTACGTCTCGGGGGATGCGAACGTCCGCGGAGACGGTGCGGCCGCGGCCCTCGACGGCGTTGATGGCCGCGGGCTTCTTGTCCGAGCAGAGGTTGCCGGAGAGCGCGACCAGTTCCGCGGGCGTCTCGGCCTCCACCACGTCCGCGGCCTCGCCGGTGGCGATGGTCGCCATGTTCATGCCCATCGCGTCCTTCGTGTCGTAGCTGAAGCGGAGGAAGACGGAGTCGCCGACGACGTAGGGCGTGACGGACTGGAGTTCGCCGTGGCTCGTCGTGGACTCCGCGGCCGCCGCGAGCGCGGCCTCGTTCTCGCGCACCCACTCCGCGACCGTCTTCGCCTCGGCCACGTCGGCGACGCGGAAGACCGGCGCGCGCGTCATCCCGTTCTTCAGGACGCGAGCGGTCGCGCCGCCGCCCGCTCGAATCGCTGAACACCCGCGGTTGACGGACGCGACGAGCGCGCCCTCCGTGGTCGCGAGCGGGAGGTAGTACTCGCCGTCGGCGGCCTCGCCGTTCACCGACACCGGCCCGGCGACCCCCATCGGCACCTGCACGCCGCCGACGAGGTTCTCGATGTTCGACCCGTGCACGTCCGCCGCGTCGAACGCGAACTCACCCACTGCGTCGGGGTCGCTCTCGGTCTCCCGGCGGAGGAGTTCGCGCCGGGCGGCCGCCGCGGTCGCCTCGTCCGCGTGGTCTTCGAGTTCGTACAGCCGGAGCTCGCCGGACTGCACGCGGTCCGCGAGGTCGGAAACGTCACTCATACCCGGAGGTCCGCGGCGAACCCCCTCAAGGTTGCCGTTCTCCCCGAGTGCGGGCTGACTCCCTACTGGTCGAGTAACTCCCGCACGCGGCGAACGGGGATTAGCCGCGGACGAGGTCGAGGAACTTCGAGAGCGCGGTTCGGAGGCGGCTGCCGGACATCGAGGTCAGGAGGTCGACGAATCGCTCGGACTGGTCGTAGACCCGCTTGAGCTCGCGGACGCGTTCGAGGTCCTGCTGGGCGCGCTCGGTGTCGGCGTTCTCGAGGGCGGTTTCGGCGTCCGCGAGCGTGCGGGTCATCGTCTCGATTTCCCGGCGTACTTCGCGGTTCAGGAACTCCTGGGCGATGCGCCAGAAGTCGCGTTCGGCCTCGAAGAACGCCCGTTTCCCCTCGCCGGGGAGCGAGCGCCGGTGAACCATGTGGAGGCGCTCTAACTCCCGCATTTTCGTGCTCACGGTGGACTTCGCGAACTCGCTCTTCTCGGCGAGGTCGTCCAGGGAGAGTGGCTCGTGGGCGAAGAAGAGGATGCCGTAGAGCCGGCCGTAGCTCCGGCTGAGTCCGTATATCTCCGCGGAGCGCTCGAACCCCCCGATAACGCGCTCTCGGGCGGCGTCCGGGTCGGCGTCAGTCATGCCCGTCCATACACTCCCACAACGTATAAACCATAACGTTCGAAATATTCCGAATATGCGGAATATACTAGATGGGTCCGCGAGTGACGGAGACCGCGACGACGTCGTACTGCACGCGAACGGCCTGGAGAAGACGTACGACTCCCGCCTCCCCTGGGAGCCGTCCGTCGACGTCCTGACCGGTGCGAGCCTCGAACTCCGCGCCGGCGAAGTCGTCGGCATCGTCGGCGAGAACGGCAGCGGGAAATCCACGCTGATGCAGTGTCTCGTCGGCGCGCTCGATCCCGACGCCGGCGAGGTCTCCCGGCCCGGCGGGGTCGGCTGGTGCCCGCAGGACGACCGCCTCTACGACCGCCTCACCGTCGACGAGACCTTCCGCCTGTTCGGGGAAGCCCACGGCATGACCGACGCCGAGATCGCGGACGCGGCCGACCGCCTCACCGACCGACTCGACTTCGAGCGCTTTCGCGACCGCCGCGTCGACCGCCTCTCCGGCGGCAACCGACGCAAACTCACGCTCTCCGTCTCCCTGATGCACGACCCCGACGTACTCCTGCTCGACGAGCCCTACACGGGATTCGACTGGGAGACCTACCTCGCGTTCTGGGATCTCGCCGCCGACCTCTCCGAGCGCGGCACCGCGGTCGCCGTCATCTCCCACCTCGTGAGCGAACAGGAGCGCTTCGACCGCATCTACGAACTCGCCGACGGCCGCCTCGCGGAGGTCGACGGCGCGGCCGACTCGACGAGACGCGAACGCGGACGGACGGAGGGCGACCATGCGTAGCCTCCGCGTCGGCGCGAGCGCGAACGCGAAGACGGCGGTTCGAGAGCCGACGACGCTCGCGCTCCTCGTACTGCTCCCGCCGTTCGTCGTCTACGTCTACGGCGCCGCGATGTCGTCGTTCCCAGACGTCGCGTTTCTCCAGGGTTCGGCGGCCGCATACGGCCGCATCGGCGGCGCGCTGTTCGCCACCGCGTTCCTCTCCGGGCTCGTCGGCCTGTTCGGCACCGTCAGCGCCGCGCAAGCCGACCGATACCTGGCGTTCTCCGGCTACGCGCCGGCCGTTCTGTTCGGCACGCGCGTCCTCGTCTCAGTCGGCGTCGCGGCGGCCGCGGCCGCCGTCTCCCTCGCCGCATTACTCGGGTTCGGAACCACGGTGGCAGCGCCTCTCGCCGCGTTCGGCGTGCTCGTGCTCGCCGGCGTGCTCTACAGCCTCCTCGGCGTCGTCGTCGGTGCCATCGTCCCGCGCGAACTCGAGGGGTCGCTCGTCCTCGTCTTCCTCGCCGACATGGACTCCTTCCTCTCCGGCGACGTCCTCGAGGTGAGCACCGTCCTCGTTCAGGCGATGCCGCTCCACTACCCACACGCGCTGTTCACGTCCGCGGTCCGCGACGGCACGCTCGCGACCGGTGACGCCCTCGGCGCGCTCGCCGCGCTCGCGGTTCTGTTCACGGCCGCGGGCGTCGGCTACGCGGCGGCGACCGACCAGGGGTGGTCGGCGTGACCCGAGCCACCACCGCGCTCGCCGCGACGGTCAAGCAGTTCGGCCGCACGCCCGCCCTGCTCGCGCTCCTCGTCGGCCTCCCCGCGTACTTCGTCGGCCTCCTCGGGTACGTCCTGCCCGACGCCCCCATCGCGGTTCACGTCCCGGGACTGACCGCTCGGACGACCCTCGTGAACGGAACGCTCCCGATGCTGGCGGCGCTCGCGGCCGCGATGGTTGCCGGCATCGCCGGGCTCTTCCTCACCGTCGACACCCTCGACGCGGACGGCTGGCTCTCGCTCGCCGGCCTCCCCGATCGAACGCTGTTCGTCGCGCGCGCCCTCGCGCTCACCGGTGCCGCGGTGCTCGCCGCCGCCGGCGCGTCCGCCGTCCTCGCCCTCCACGTCGCCCCCGACCAGCCGGTCGTGTTCGTTGCGAGCGTCGTCGTGCTCGCCGTCACGTACGGCCTCCTCGGCGCCGTCGTCGGCGTCCTCACGAGCCGGCTCGCGGGCGTCTACGTGCTGCTGTTCGGGCCCGCCGTCGACCTGTTCCTCTTCCACTCGCCGCTCGCCACCGACCCCCCGACCTGGGCGGCCGCTTTCCCCGGTCGGTATGCGGGCGTCGCCGCGATGGACGCCGCGTTCTCCGCCGACCCGAACTGGAGCGCGCTCGCGTGGGGCGTCGCCTACCTCGCGGCCACCGCAGTCGTCGCCCGCCTCGTCGTCGCCCGCACTCTCCGAGCGTGACCCAAACAGTGACGTATAGCGCTCGGTACTCATGCGGTATGACCGTGACCGCGATGCTGTCGGTGTCGCCCGTGGACAGCCCCGACGTCGAGTTCGACGAAGAGATCGCGAAAGCCGTCGACGCCCTCGACGACTTCGACGTGCGCTACGAGACCCACCCGATGGAGACGACCATCGAGGCAGAGTCGCTCAGCGAGGTGTTCGCCGCCGCGCAGGCCGCCCACGAGGCCGTCGACGCGGCCCGCGTCGGCACGACCCTGAAAATCGACCACTACCGCGAGGAGACCCTGGACGCCGACGAGAAGGTTGACCGCGTCGAACACCACCTCGGCCGCGACGCACACGGCGGCGAGTAACCCGGTTCCCGAACGTCTTTGCCCGCGGCCGCCCCACTCCGTGGTATGACAGCGGCCGCAGACCTCGTCCTCACCAACGGCGAGGTGCACACGCTCACCGACCCCGACGAGACCTACGAGGCAGTCGCCGTCCGCGACGGCGAAATCGTCAGCGTCGCCTCCGACTACGAAATCGACTTCCTGAACGGCGTCGAGACCCGCGAAATCGACCTCGACGGCCGTGTTCTCCTCCCCGGGTTCGTGGACGCGCACGTCCACATGGAGACCGTCGGCCGCCACCGCCTCCGCGCCGACCTCCGCGACGCCACCTCCCCCGACGACGCCGTCGACGTCCTCCGCGACTCGGACGCGGGCGACGAGTGGATTCTCGGCTTCGGGTTCGACGAGTCCACCTGGGTCGAGTCGCGCTACCTCACCCGCGACGACCTCGACCGCGTGAGCACCGAGAGACCCGTCGTCGCGTTCCGCGAAGACCTCCACACCGCCGCTCTCAACGGCGTCGCGCTCGACCGCCTCCGCGACCGCCTCCCCGACGGGGACGTACAGACCGCGGACGGCGACCCCACCGGTGTCGTCGTCGAGGACGCGGCCGAAGCCGTCCGAGACGCCGTCGAACCCGGCCCCGCGGAGACCGCAGACCTCCTCATGGCCGCCCAGCGGGACGCCCACGAGAGGGGCGTGACGAGCGTCCACGACATGGTGCGGCGCTCGCACGCACCCCGCGTCTACCGCGAACTCGACGCCGCCGGCGACCTCCGCCTCCGCGTCCGACTGAACTACTGGAGCGACCACCTCGACGCCGCCCGCGAGGTCGGCCTCCGAACCAACCACGGCAGCGCGTTCGTCCGCACGGGCGCGATCAAGACATTCACCGACGGCAGCCTCGGCGGACGCACGGCCAAACTCAGCTACGAGTACGCGGACGGCGACGGCTCCGGGCAGTGGGTCGTCCCGCCCCAGGAACTCCGCGACCTCGTCCACGCTGCGGACGACGCGGGCTTCCAGCTCGCCGTGCACGCCATCGGCGACGAAGCCATCGGGGAGGCCATCGACGCCCTCGCGGACACCGACGACCCGGCGGGCGCGCGCCACCGCATCGAACACCTCGAACTCGCGACCGACGACCAAATCGAGCGCATGGCCGACCTCGGCCTCGTCGCCTCGATGCAGCCGAACTTCCTGAAGTGGTCGCGCGAGGGCGGCCTCTACGACTCGCGGCTCGGCCCCGAGCGCCGCGCCGAGAACAACCGCTTCCCCGCCTACCTCGACGCCGGCGTGCCGCTCGCGTTCTCCTCGGACTCGATGCCCGTCGACCCCCTGTTCGGCGTCCACCAGACAGTCAACCCCCCCGAGGACACCCAGGGACTCTCCGTCACCGACGCGCTCCGCGCGTACACCAGCGGCGCGGCCTACGCCGGATTCGACGAACACCGACTCGGCACCATCGAGACCGGAAAGAACGCGGACTTCGTCGCCCTCGACGACTCGCCCTGGGAGCACCCCGAGTCCATCGAGGACATCGACGTGACGCATACCGTCGTGAACGGCGACGTCGTGTACGAGGCCTAATCGAGCAGGGACTCGCCCGTCATCTCCGCCGGTTTCTCGACGCCGAGCAGCGAGAATAGCGTCGGCGCGACGTCCCGGAGCGCGCCGCCGTCGCGCACGTCGCGGCCGGCGTCGTCGCCGTCGGGAGAGAGGTAGACGAACGGAACCGGATTGTACGTGTGGGCAGTGTGCGGGTCGCCCGGGGTTCCCATGTCGTCGGCGTTCCCGTGGTCGGCGGTCACCAGCACGTCCGCGCCCGCGTCTTCGAGCGCGTCGGCGAGCCGGCCGAGCTCCGCATCGACTGCCTCCACGGCGGCGACCGCGGCGTCGAAGTCGCCCGTGTGCCCGACCATGTCCGCGTTCGCGTAGTTCAGGACGAGCACGTCCGCGTCCAGTCGGTCGAGCGCGGCGTCCGTCACGCCCGCGGCGCTCATCTCCGGCTGGTGGTCGTACGTCGGCACGTCCGGACTCGGCACGATTTCCCGGCTCTCGCCCTCGAACGCGACCTCGCGGCCGCCGTTCAGGAAGTACGTCACGTGCGGGTACTTCTCGGACTCCGCGACCCGGTGCTGGGTCAGGCCGTCGCGGGCGACGACCTCCCCGAGCGTGTCGTGGGGCTCGCGCGCCTCGAACGCCACCGGGAAGTCGAACGTCTCGTCGTACTCGGTCATCGTCACAATCGGCACCGCGGGCGGGGTCGTCTCGAACGCCCACTCGGGATTCACGGAGCCGAGCATTCGGACGAGCTGGCGTGCGCGGTCCGCGCGGAAGTTGAAGAACACCACGGCGTCCCGCTCGCTCAGCGCGTCCCCGCCCCGAACGATAGTGGGCTCGACGAACTCGTCGGTGTCGCCGCGCTCGTAGGACTCCCGGACCGCCGCGACCGCGGAGTCCGCGCGATGCAGTCCCTGCCGCTCGACGATGGCGTCGTACGTCGATTTCGTGCGCTCCCAGTTCTGGTCGCGGTCCATCGCGTAGTACCGCCCCGAGACCGTCGCCACGTCGCCCGTCCCGTACTCGTCGACCACCTCTTCGAGCGTTCGGAGCACTGACTCGCCCGACTTCGGTTTCGTGTCGCGGCCGTCCGTGAACGCGTGCGTCGTCGCCTCGACACCCCGACTCGCGGCGGCCTCGATGAGCGCGTGCAGGTGCTCGTGGTCTGAGTGCACGCCGCCGTCGGAGACGAGCCCCATGAAGTGCACGCGGCCGCCTGTCTCTTCGACCTGCTCGAACGCGCCCGCGATGGCGTCGTTCTCCCCGAGTTCGCCGGACTCGATGGCGTCGTTGATGCGGGTGTACTCCTGGAGGACGACGCGGCCCGCGCCGATAGTGAGGTGGCCGACTTCCGAGTTCCCCATCTGACCCCCGGGGAGGCCGACGTTCCGACCGTGCGTCTCCAGCGTGCCGTACGCTCCCACGTCGGAGAGCCGGTCGAAGTTCGGCGTGTCAGCCGCCTTCACGGCGTCCAGTCGGTCGTGGTCGCCGAGCCCCCAGCCGTCCAGGATGACGAGCGCCGCATTCATACCGAACCGTACGCTCCGCGGATGCACGTGTCTTTCGCCATCGCGCTCGCACCGGCGGGGTTTTTCCGGTCGAGGGACGGAACGCGAGTATGACCCTCGACCCCGTCCACTTCGACGGGATTACCGACCTCGTCCGGCGCGTCAGCCACGACATCGACGAGGACGAACACCGCGACCAGGCCGTCCGCGCGTGGGACGCCTACTTCGACCCGCTCTACCGCGACGGCGAGGAAGTGCTCGCACCCCTCGGAGACGTCCAGCGGTACGCCGTCGATATCGCGGACGCGGGCGACCAGCCCGACCAGTTCGACTCGGTGCACGGCCTCGATTCGGGGACGGTGAACCCGCGGACGTTCAAGAACGGCCTCGTCCTCGACATCGCGCAGGCCGCGATGGGCGTCAGCCCGAGCGACACCGACACCCACCGCGCGCGCACCGTCATCACCACCGTCCATCCGACCGACGACAGCGTCGCCATCAGCGCGACCGACGACTGGCAGACACAGGACGAGGGATACTGGCGCGGCCAGCTATTCGAAGCCCCCCGCGTCGAACGCGACGAGACCGCCGTCGTTCACGGCCTCGCGCTCTACCTCGCGGAGTCCGAGCACGCACTCGAACACGCCGACCGCGTGGGCGACCTCCTCGTGCTGGACGGCCCGCTCTACCCGAAGATAATCGCGAACTGGCTCGACCAGGCGCGGCCGCTCTCCGCCCTCCCACTCGAAGACCCGCTCGTTCAGTCCGTCGTCGGGAACTACGTCGACCTCGTGGAGCGGTTCGTCGAGCGCGGCGTCCCGCTCGCCGGGTTCGTGAAGAACGTCCAATCGCGCGGCATCGTCAACACGCTCGCGGAGAAGACGAACGCGCCCTGGGCGGACGACGCCGCCTTCTTCACGCAGTTGCTCGAACGCCGCGACGGCCGCGACCGCGACACGGACGACCTCACGTACACGAACTGGTTCGTCTCCCGCACCGGCTACGACCGCGAGTTCTCCACGCTCGGCGACCGCCTCAGCCTCGACCTCGACCTCGACCCCGAAGCCTACGAGGTCGCGTTCTTCGTCGTCTACGACCCCCGGACGGACGTGCTGTTCAAGGTCGAACTCCCCCGGGCGTTCGCCGAGGACGACGCCTGTCGCGACCGCCTGACGAACCACGTGCTCGCCGGGGTCGCGCGCGAGGCCGGGCCGCCCGAAGCCATCGGGAAGGCCGACGAACTCGCGCGAATCGGCATGCAGGAGAAGACGGAACTCGTCGGCGCGCTCGAAGACGCCCTGGACACCGAGTGTCGCTCCACGTACGACGACGAACGCTGGGGCTAGGCCTCGTACTCCCGAACCACCGAAATCTCGACCGTGTCCGGGTCGACGCCGACGCGCGCGAACTGCGTCCGGACGTGCTCGCGCGCCGCCTCCAACGCCCGCTCCCGGGTGTCGAACCCGCGCGGCATCGGCGACTCGAACGCCACCTGCAGTTCCTCGCCCCCGATTCTCTGGGTGACGCCGCCGCTCTCAACGGCGTAGAACTCGTCGCACACCCAGACGTAGGCGGCGTCCTCGTCCGGCGCGCCCTCGAACGACGGAGCGTCCTCGCCGCGCTCGTAGAGCGTTCCCGTCAGCGTCGTCCCACCCGCGGAGCCTTCGACGAGCAACATACCCGAACACAGGCGGGGGAGCGATAAAAACCGCGTGGCAGGGAAGGTTTTAGCCCGTGGCCGCCCACCGCCCGGACATGAGCGACCAGGATCTCGGGGATTTCTCGCCGTCTGGTACGGCGGACGACCCGTCGAACGAGGGGCGGGCCGT is drawn from Salarchaeum sp. JOR-1 and contains these coding sequences:
- the hmgA gene encoding hydroxymethylglutaryl-CoA reductase (NADPH), with the protein product MSDVSDLADRVQSGELRLYELEDHADEATAAAARRELLRRETESDPDAVGEFAFDAADVHGSNIENLVGGVQVPMGVAGPVSVNGEAADGEYYLPLATTEGALVASVNRGCSAIRAGGGATARVLKNGMTRAPVFRVADVAEAKTVAEWVRENEAALAAAAESTTSHGELQSVTPYVVGDSVFLRFSYDTKDAMGMNMATIATGEAADVVEAETPAELVALSGNLCSDKKPAAINAVEGRGRTVSADVRIPRDVVEERFNTTPEAIEEANTRKNLVGSAKAGALGFNAHAANVVAAMFLATGQDAAQVVEGSNTITTVEAREDELYASVNLASLEVGTVGGGTKLPTQAEGLDILGVRGGGDPAGSNADALAELIATGVLAGELSLVSALASRNLSSAHEELGR
- a CDS encoding GbsR/MarR family transcriptional regulator, whose translation is MTDADPDAARERVIGGFERSAEIYGLSRSYGRLYGILFFAHEPLSLDDLAEKSEFAKSTVSTKMRELERLHMVHRRSLPGEGKRAFFEAERDFWRIAQEFLNREVRREIETMTRTLADAETALENADTERAQQDLERVRELKRVYDQSERFVDLLTSMSGSRLRTALSKFLDLVRG
- a CDS encoding ABC transporter ATP-binding protein, producing the protein MRNILDGSASDGDRDDVVLHANGLEKTYDSRLPWEPSVDVLTGASLELRAGEVVGIVGENGSGKSTLMQCLVGALDPDAGEVSRPGGVGWCPQDDRLYDRLTVDETFRLFGEAHGMTDAEIADAADRLTDRLDFERFRDRRVDRLSGGNRRKLTLSVSLMHDPDVLLLDEPYTGFDWETYLAFWDLAADLSERGTAVAVISHLVSEQERFDRIYELADGRLAEVDGAADSTRRERGRTEGDHA
- a CDS encoding thiamine-binding protein, translated to MTVTAMLSVSPVDSPDVEFDEEIAKAVDALDDFDVRYETHPMETTIEAESLSEVFAAAQAAHEAVDAARVGTTLKIDHYREETLDADEKVDRVEHHLGRDAHGGE
- a CDS encoding amidohydrolase — translated: MTAAADLVLTNGEVHTLTDPDETYEAVAVRDGEIVSVASDYEIDFLNGVETREIDLDGRVLLPGFVDAHVHMETVGRHRLRADLRDATSPDDAVDVLRDSDAGDEWILGFGFDESTWVESRYLTRDDLDRVSTERPVVAFREDLHTAALNGVALDRLRDRLPDGDVQTADGDPTGVVVEDAAEAVRDAVEPGPAETADLLMAAQRDAHERGVTSVHDMVRRSHAPRVYRELDAAGDLRLRVRLNYWSDHLDAAREVGLRTNHGSAFVRTGAIKTFTDGSLGGRTAKLSYEYADGDGSGQWVVPPQELRDLVHAADDAGFQLAVHAIGDEAIGEAIDALADTDDPAGARHRIEHLELATDDQIERMADLGLVASMQPNFLKWSREGGLYDSRLGPERRAENNRFPAYLDAGVPLAFSSDSMPVDPLFGVHQTVNPPEDTQGLSVTDALRAYTSGAAYAGFDEHRLGTIETGKNADFVALDDSPWEHPESIEDIDVTHTVVNGDVVYEA
- the gpmI gene encoding 2,3-bisphosphoglycerate-independent phosphoglycerate mutase; this translates as MNAALVILDGWGLGDHDRLDAVKAADTPNFDRLSDVGAYGTLETHGRNVGLPGGQMGNSEVGHLTIGAGRVVLQEYTRINDAIESGELGENDAIAGAFEQVEETGGRVHFMGLVSDGGVHSDHEHLHALIEAAASRGVEATTHAFTDGRDTKPKSGESVLRTLEEVVDEYGTGDVATVSGRYYAMDRDQNWERTKSTYDAIVERQGLHRADSAVAAVRESYERGDTDEFVEPTIVRGGDALSERDAVVFFNFRADRARQLVRMLGSVNPEWAFETTPPAVPIVTMTEYDETFDFPVAFEAREPHDTLGEVVARDGLTQHRVAESEKYPHVTYFLNGGREVAFEGESREIVPSPDVPTYDHQPEMSAAGVTDAALDRLDADVLVLNYANADMVGHTGDFDAAVAAVEAVDAELGRLADALEDAGADVLVTADHGNADDMGTPGDPHTAHTYNPVPFVYLSPDGDDAGRDVRDGGALRDVAPTLFSLLGVEKPAEMTGESLLD
- a CDS encoding DNA double-strand break repair nuclease NurA is translated as MTLDPVHFDGITDLVRRVSHDIDEDEHRDQAVRAWDAYFDPLYRDGEEVLAPLGDVQRYAVDIADAGDQPDQFDSVHGLDSGTVNPRTFKNGLVLDIAQAAMGVSPSDTDTHRARTVITTVHPTDDSVAISATDDWQTQDEGYWRGQLFEAPRVERDETAVVHGLALYLAESEHALEHADRVGDLLVLDGPLYPKIIANWLDQARPLSALPLEDPLVQSVVGNYVDLVERFVERGVPLAGFVKNVQSRGIVNTLAEKTNAPWADDAAFFTQLLERRDGRDRDTDDLTYTNWFVSRTGYDREFSTLGDRLSLDLDLDPEAYEVAFFVVYDPRTDVLFKVELPRAFAEDDACRDRLTNHVLAGVAREAGPPEAIGKADELARIGMQEKTELVGALEDALDTECRSTYDDERWG